GGTAGTTGGTGCCCACCCGGTACAGGTGGGCGTCGTGGTAGGCGAAGATCCGGCCCTGCAGCATCTTGTCGGGCGAGAAGCCAATGCCCGGCACCACGTTCGCCGGCGAGAAGGCAGCCTGCTCCACTTCGGCAAAGTAGTTCTGCGGGTTGCGGTTGAGCTCCAGCACGCCCACCTCGATCAGCGGATAGTCCTTGTACGGCCACACCTTGGTCAGGTCGAAGGGGTTCCAGCCGGTCTTGCGCGACCAGGTCTCGGCTTCGACCTCCGGCATCACCTGCACGCACAGGCGCCAGCGGGGGAAGTCCTTGTTCTCGATGGCGTTGAAGAGGTCGCGTTGCGCATAGTCGGGGTCCTCGCCGGCCAGCCGGACGGCGTCGGCCACGCTGAGGTTGCGGATGCCCTGCATCGAGCGAAAGTGGAACTTCACCCAGAAGCGCTCGCCCCCGGCGTTCACCAGGCTGAAGGTGTGGCTGCCGAAGCCATGCATGAAGCGGTAGCCGTCGGGCGTGCCGCGGTCGCTGAACAGCGTTGTGATCTGGTGCAGGGCTTCAGGACTCTGGCTCCAGAAGTCCCACATCATCGTCGGCGACTTCAGGTTGGTCTGCGGGTCGCGCTTCTGCGTGTGGATGAAGTCGGGGAACTTGCCCGGGTCCTTGATGAAGAACACCGGGGTGTTGTTGCCGGCCAGGTCCCAGTTGCCTTCCTCGGTGTAGAACTTCACCGCGAAGCCGCGCGGATCCCGCTCGGTGTCGGCCGAGCCCTTCTCGCCGCCCACCGTCGAGAAGCGCAGCAGCACCGAGGTCTGCTTGCCGACCCGCTCGAACAGCTTGGCGCGCGTGTAGCGGGTGATGTCCTGGGTGACGGTGAAGGTGCCGTAGGCGGCCGACCCCTTGGCATGCACCACCCGCTCGGGCACCCGTTCGCGGTTGAAGTGCTGCAGCTTCTCGATCAGGTGGAAGTCCTGCAGGAGTACCGGCCCGCGCGGGCCGGCAGTGAGGGAGTTCTGGTTGTCGGCCACCGGGATGCCGGAGGCGGTGGTGAGTGTGGTGCGGCTGGTCATGGAGATTCCTCGGGATCGGGATGTCGTCGTCAGATCGCTTCGGCCAGGGCGGCCAGCAGTTCGAGAACAAGATCGGTCATGGCTGGCTCATTTGCTATCGTTGTTAGTGCATCAATAGATTGGATGCATGAAGATTAATGGAGCCGGCTGGGGCGAGGAAGTTGAACGTCGCCATGTTGACAATAGCGAATTGCTATAGAGACGGCCAAAAATACCGGCGCTGCCTATGGCTGGCGGCCAGGCCGGCGAGCACCCGCCCGCCAGGGCGCGCTGGCGGCGTGTCAGCCGAAGCGCTGGAACAGCGCTACCGCGAAGGAGAAGCTGAGGAAGGCTGCCGCCGTGGAGTACAGGACGATGCGGGCGATGCGCCCGTTGTCGGCGCCGTAGCGCTCGGCCAGCAGCGAGACATTGCTGGCCGAAGGCAGTGCCGCCGCCAGCACCAGGGCCTGCAGCGCCTCGCCTCGCAGGGGCAGGCCGGCGGCGCTGGCCAGGTGGCCGGTGGCCAGCACCAGGGCCGGGTGCAGCAGCAGCTTGATGGTGACCACCGGCACTACGTGCCGCCACGGCGTGCGGGCAGCGTCGGCGCCTGCGTTGGCCCGCCACAGCACCGCGCCGATGGTGAACAGGGCCACCGGCGTGGCCGAGTCGGCCAGCATGCGGACGATCTGTGCCAGCGGGCCGGGCAGGGCCGCCTGGCTGACCGACACCAGCGCACCGAGCGCGATGGCCCAGGGCAGCGGGTTGCCGAGCGCGCCGCGCACGGCCTTGGCCAGCCCGGCCTTCAGGGAGCCCGCGCCCTCGCTCTGCGCCAGTGCGAGGCACAGGGAACTGGTGAGGAACAAGTCCACCAGCACGGTCAGGATCACCGGCCCTGCTGCCTGGGGACCGAGCAGCGCCACCAGCAGCGGCACGCCCATGAAGCCGGTGTTGGGGAAGGCCGCCACCAGCGCACCGAAGGCCGCGTCGCGCAGGCGCAGGCCGGCGCCCAGGGACACGGTCACCGTGACAGCCACCACCAGCAAGGCGCAGGTGGCATAGAGGGCCAGCCACCCAGGATCGAGCAGTTGCCCCAGCGGTGTGCCGGCCCCGAAGCGGAACAGCAGGCACGGCAGCGCGAAGAACAGCACATAGGCATTCAGCCCCGGAATCGCCGCTTCCGGCAGCAGGCGGGCCCGCGCGGCGAGGTAGCCGCCCAGCACCAGGGCGAAGAAGGGCAGGGTGACCGCGAAGATGGCTGACATGGCGGGCCGCAGTATCTCAAGCGGCGATACCGCCGGTGGCCCTGGTCGGTGGCCGGAGCCACCGGATGCCGGCGGGCCGCCGCCGCCGTAGGGCGCAGTAGGGGCGCAGTAGGGGTGCAGTAGGGCGCGGTGAGGGCGTGGCTCAGGCGCCGTCCCGCCGGGCGCCGGGATGGCGCGGGTCCACCTCGAAGCGGGCGACGGTGGCCACCGGGCTGTCGGGGTCCTTCACCTCTTCCACGGCCAGCAGGCGGGCCGACAGCCGCTTGGCGTCGAGGTCGAAGCGCATGTAGCCGCGCTGGTCGCTGCGGGCGTAGTGCAGGTGCGGATTCCACGGCCGCATCGCGTCGAGCTGGCTCTGGGGCAGCGATGTGCTGGTGATGGAGGTGCTGCAGAACTCGGTGGCCAGTGCCGGCGCCTCGGTGTCGTCGAAGTCCAGCTTCAGGTCGCTCACGCAGTGGCTGTGCACGTCGCCGCCCAGCACCACCACCCCTGACAGGCCGCGCTCGGCCACGCCTTGCAGCAGCCGGCGGCGGGCTGCGGGATAGCCGTCCCAGCCGTCGGTCCAGTACTCCCCGGCCGGACTGTCCGGGGCGGCCGGGTCGCGCCAGCTGCAGCGCGCCATCAAGGTCTGCTGGGCCACCAGGTTCCAGGGGCGGTGCAGGTCCCAGCCTTCGGCCAGCCAGCGTTCCTGGCGCGCGCCGAGCAGCGAGCGGCGCGGGTCGGCCAGCTCGGGGCAGTCGCGGGCCAGCACGGTGTTGGAGCCGCCCCGGCGCGGCGGCGGGCAGGGCTGCGGATCGCGGTACTGGCGGTCGTCGAGCAGGTGCAGGCGGGCCAGGCGGCCCCAGTCGGTGCGGCCGTAGATGCGCATCGCGGTGCGCCGCGGCCGCGCCGCCTTCGGGAAGGGCAGGTGCTCCCAGTACGCCTGGTAGGCGGCCATGCGGCGCAGCGGGAAGTTGCGTTCCAGTTCCTGGCCGCGCAGGCCGGCATAGTCGTTCTGCACCTCATGGTCGTCCCACACGGTGAGCCACGGGCAGGCTGCGTGGGCCGCCTGCAGCAGGGGGTCTCGCTTGTAGGTGGCGTAGCGCGCGCGGTACTGCTCCAGCGTGACGGCCGGCCCCTCACCCTCGTGCTGGCGCAGTGCCTGGCGCCGCGGCGCGCCTTCGTAGATGTAGTCGCCCAGGAAGAGCACCAGGTCGAGCGGCTCGCCGGCCAGGTGGCGCCAGGCCGCATAGTGGCCGACTTCGTAGTGCTGGCAGCTGGCGATGGCGAAGGCCAGCGGCGCCTCGGCGGCCGGCGCCGGTGCGGTGCGCGTGCGGCCCACCGGGCTGCGCTGCCCGAGGGCCTGGAAGCGGTAGTAGTACCAGCGGCCCGGGGACAGGCCGCGCGGCTCGGCGTGCACGCTGTGGGCCCACCCACGCTCGGCGATCTCGCTGCCGCGGGCCACCACGCGGGTGAAGGCCTCGTCTTGCGCCAGTTCCCAGCTCACCGGCACCTGGCGGGGCAACTGCTCGCCCATCAGCCGGGTCCACAGCACCACGGCGTGCGGTTGGGGATGGCCCGAGGCCACACCCAGCTCGAACAACGGCACGTCGGCAGCCCGCGCACGGTGGATGAAGGCCGGCGCGGCCAGCAGCGCGGCGCTGCCGGACAGGAACAGCCGGCGGGACAAGGGGCTCGTCATGGGCAGGCTCCGCGGGGATGGGGCCCCGCCGCGGCCAGGGGCCGGAGGCGGGCGTGCTCGGGCAGGACCGCGCCACTGTAAGCGGGCCGCCGGTGCTTTGTCACGCCAGCGCGAAACCGGCCGGCGGCGGCCTTCGCTATGATGGCCGGCTTCGCATCCGCCCCCACCCGGCAGCCTGCCGAGGCGAGCGCCCGCTTGCCATAGAACGACCGAGATTCCACGCCGTGTCTGCCCCGCCTAGCCTCAATCCCGCCCAGCTCCAAGCCGTCTACTACCTGCAAGGCCCCTGCCTGGTGCTGGCCGGCGCCGGCTCGGGCAAGACGCGCGTCATCACCCACAAGATCGACCGCCTGCTGCAGGAAGGCTATGCGCCCGGCCAGATCGCGGCCATCACCTTCACCAACAAGGCGTCGGAAGAAATGCGCGAGCGCGCCCGCGGCCTGGTGGGTGCCCGGGCGGCCAAGGACCTGGTGATCAGCACCTTCCACTCGCTGGGCGTGCGCTTCCTGCGCGAGGACGGCGCGCGGCTGGGCCTGAAAGACAAGTTCTCCATCCTCGACAGCGACGACGTGCTGGGCATCCTGCGCGATGCGGGTGGCACCACCGACGCCGCGCAGGCGCGCAGCTGGCAGTGGACCATCAGCCTGTGGAAGAACCAGGGCCTGAGCAGCGAGCAGGCCGAGGCGGCCGCCCAGAACGACGACGAGCGCGTCTGCGCCCGGGTGATGAAGCTCTACGAGGAGCGCCTGACGGCCTACCAGGCGGTCGACTTCGACGACCTGATCAGCCTGCCGCTGAAGCTGCTGCAGCGCGATGAAGAGGTGCGCAAGAAATGGCAGCGCACGCTGCGCTATGTGCTGGTGGACGAGTACCAGGACACCAACGCCGTGCAGTACGAGCTGCTGAAGGCCCTGGTGGGCGAGCGGGCGATGTTCACCGCGGTGGGCGACGACGACCAGTCCATCTACGGCTGGCGTGGCGCCACCATCGAGAACCTGAAGCGCCTGCCGCAGGAGTACCCGAACCTGAAGGTGATCCCGCTGGAGCAGAACTACCGCTCCACCGGCAACATCCTGCGTGCGGCCAACAACGTGATCGCCGCCAATCCCAAGATCTTCGAGAAGAAGCTCTGGAGCGAATACGGCGACGGCGAGCCGGTGCGGCTGGTCGAGTGCGACAAGGAAGAGCACGAGGCCGAGCGGGCGGTGGCGCGCATCCAGTCCATCCGCGGCGGCGCCACCACCAGCGCGCCGGCCAACTGGAGCGACTTCGCCATCCTCTACCGGGCCAACCACCAGGCGCGGGTGCTGGAGCAGGCGCTGCGCAAGGCCGACATTCCGTACAAGGTGTCCGGCGGCCAGAGCTTCTTCGACCGCGCGGAGATCAAGGACCTGTGCGGCTGGCTGCGCCTGCTGGTCAACAACGATGACGATCCGGCCTTCCTGCGGGCGGTCACCACCCCGAAACGCGGCATTGGCCACCAGACGCTGGGCCAGCTTGGCGAGTTCTCGGCCAAGTGGAAGGTCAGCCTCTTCGAGGCCTTGTTCGCCGATTCGCTGGCCAGCGCCGTCAGCGCGCGCGCCATTGGCTCGCTGCACGAGTTCGGCCGCTATGTGAACGACCTCGAATACCGCTTCCGCCACACGATGGGCGCGGAGGCGGCCAAGCCGGTGCTGATGGAGTGGCTGAAGGAAATCGGCTATGAGCAGCACCTCTACGACGGCGAGGAAAGCGAGAAGGCCGCCGCCACCCGGTGGCAGAACGTGATGGACTTCGTCGACTGGATCGCCCGGCGCTGCGGCGGTGTGCTGGAGGACGACGGCGGCGTGAAGGTGGAGAGCGAGCGCAAGAGCATCATGGACGTGGCGCAGACCATCTCCGTCATCCTCAGCCTGACCGAGCGGGCCGGCGACCCGAACGTGGTGACGCTGTCGACCCTGCATGCGTCCAAGGGCCTGGAGTGGCCGCACGTGGTGCTGGTGGGCGTCAACGAAGGGCTGCTGCCCTTCCGCAGCGAGGACGAGGACATGACCCCGCAGCGCCTGGAGGAAGAGCGCCGGCTGATGTATGTCGGCATCACCCGCGCCCGCAAGACGCTGGCGGTGAGCGTGCTCAAGCGGCGCAAGAAGGGCCGCGACTGGGTCGCCGGCATCCCGAGCCGCTTCATTGCCGAGATGAAGCTGGACGAGAAGACGATGAAGGAAGACCCGCGCGAGAAGCTCAAGGCCTTGCGCGCGGAGTTCGCAGCGCGGGCGGCGCAGGCCAAGACGGCCTGAAGCGGAGATGGCGGGAAGCAGCAGCCAGGGAAAAGCCGGGTAGCGGGAAGCAGAAGGAGAGCCGGCGGCAAGGAAGCCGGCGCGGACCGGTCAGGCTGCTTGCCAAGGGCAAGACGCCGCGCGGCCCGCGCGGACCCCGCATCGCGGACCGTGCCGCCGCAGTGCGTTCCTGCGGTGCTTCTCCCGGTCCGGCGCGTGGCCTTCCGTCCTGGGCTGAGCCGCCTGGCCGGCCCGCCGGGCATCACCCGGCGAGCGCCGCCCGCGGCCCGGCCGCGCCGGGGATCAGAGGAAGCCCAGCACCCGCTTCGAGCCGAAGTTGCCCAGGTTGGGCAGGATCGAGTCGAGCTGGCCGTCGCCGGCACCGAACCACCGCAACAGCGTGGCCGCGTACTGCGACACGCTGGTGGTCGGCAGCCAGCGGCCCTGCTGCTCCCAGCTGTCCACGCCGACATCGTCCGGGCCGCCGAGCTGCAGGGTGGGGTAGGTGCCGTAGGTGGTGCGGCCCTTCACTGCACCGCCCAGTACCAGGTGGTTGTTGCCCCAGGCGTGGTCGGTGCCGTTGCTGTTGTTGGGCAGGAAGGTGCGGCCGAAGTCGCTCTGTGTGAACAGCGTCACCTGTTGCGCCATGCCGATGTTCTTCATGGCTTGGTGGAAGGCGCCCATCGCATCGCCCAGCATCTTCAGCAGCCGGGCATGTTCGCCGACGGTGGCGTTGTCGTCGATCTGGTTGCCGTGGGTGTCGAAGCCGCCGAGCTGGGCGAAGAAGATCTGCCGGTCGCCCTGCACGGTGGCACGGCCTTCGATCAGCTTGGCGATCTGGAACAGCTGCTGGGCGATCATCGTCGTCGCCTGACCGTCGGGGCCGGTCAGCGAGGCAAAGGCCTGCTTCAGCGCGCTGGAGGCGCCGGTGTCGCCCGGCTTGATCTTCACCAGCGGGCCGAGCCGCGCCGAGGTGGCGAAGGCATCGCGCTGCTGCTTCACATAGGCCTGCAGCATCTCGTTGGCATGGTTCTCGGCATACAGCGCTTCCAGCGCCGCCTTGCGGGCGGCCACAGGGGCCCAGCTGTCCTGCAGCCCTTCGGCGCCGAAGGTCGCACCCGGCGCGGGCAGCACCAGCGGCGCTGCCAGGTCCGAGACGCCGAAGCGGCCGTTGCCGCCGACCGAGATCACCGGATTGGTGGTGCCCAGCGCTGCCGCCGCACGTCCGCCCCAGCCGGTGCGGGCGAGCGAACTGGTGGTGCCGGTCTCCCACAGGGTCTGCTGGTCGGAATGCGAGAACAGGTTGTCCGGGATCAGCGGCGAGGCGTTGGGCTCCTTGCGGTATTCGGCCTTGGTCATCGGCCGCACCAGCGGGCCGACGTTGAAGACCGGCGCGAGGTGCCCGTCGTTCCAGGCCGAGCTGAGGGCAGACAGCGAGGGGTGCAGGCCATAGTCGCTGCCGGCCAGGCCGAGCAGGCTGGCGCGCGGCAGGGCCAGGCCCTTGCGCACCGCGCTGTACTGGTTGTGGCGGGTGGTGTCGGTCGGCACGATGGTATTGAGGCCGTCATTGCCGCCGTACAGGAAGACGCACACCAGCGCGCGGTAGTCGGCCGCATGGGCCAGCCTGGGGCCCAGCGCCAGGCCGGACAGGCCGGCCACGCCGAGGGCGCCGGTGGCCAGCTTCAGCAGCTGGCGGCGCTGCAGGACCAGCGCGTCGAGATCGTGGAGGTCGAGTTTCTTGGTCATGGCGCGGTCACCGGATCACGTGATATTGCGGGGCGCTGAACACCAGGTAGGCAGCGCTCTTGACGCGGTTGCTCAGGTAGGCGGCGCCGCTGGTCTGCTGGCTGAAGGCGGCGACCGCGTTGATCACCTGCGCGCGGGCATTGCCGGTCAGCGGCTGGCCGTAGGCGAGCATCGACAGCCGGTCGACCAGCTTGGCGGGGTCGGCCGCATCAGCCTCGAAGGGCTTCAGGTTGACCTGGGTGGCGGTGGCGTTCGGCACGCTCGCGCTGGCCTTGGAGCCGCCCCAGTTGACCAGGTAGTTGACGTAGTTCAGCCGCTGCAGCGCCGTGTTGGCGTTGTGGATGCCGAAGGCCGGGCCCACCAGCGAGGTGCCGGCCACCGGGTAGTCGGGCGAATAGAAGTTGAACACCGAGGGCGGACGGAACACATGCTGGCGCATCGTGTCGCCCCACCACCAGGCCAACGGCTCGCCGTCGGTCTGGCCGTTGAGCGCGCGCAGCACGCCGGTGAACATCTGGGCCGGCTCACGCAGGCGGCCCATGCGCGGGCTGTGGTCGATCTTGCGGGCCTCGACGTCGAGCAGCACCGCCGCGATGGTGGCCTTCATGTCCCCGCGCCGGCCGCTGCCGAAGCTGTACCAGCGGCCGGTCGAGAACGCCTTCGCCACCCGGCCCACGTAGCCCGGCGGCGGGTTGCTGGTGACCAGGTGCTGGATCAGCTGGCGGCTGATGAAGGGCGCCATGTTGGGGTGGTTCATCAGGCTGTCGAGCACGGCCTCCAGCGCCTGGGGCGCCGTGTGGCCGGCCGGCAGCGTGACGCCGTTCAGCAGCTTGCGCTCCTGCGTATCGTGGAACTGCGCCACCGGCACCATGTCGCCGCCGTAGTAGCGGCAGTTGGTGCCCTTGGGCCAGCAGCCCCACGGCGTGGCGCCGCCTTGCGGGTAGGTCCAGCCGGTGAGTGCATAGGCATAGGCACGCACCGTCTCGTTGTCGTAGGTGGGCTGGCAAGTGCGGCCGGCCAGCTCGCCATCGGCGTCCAGCTGGCAGGTGCCGATCGAGAACAGCTGCAGCAGCTCGCGCGCGAAGTTCTCGTTCGGCGCGGCCTTGTCGTTGTTGGCGTTGTTCAGGAAGTCGCCCATCACCGGCGACAGCGCGACCTTCTTCAGCACGTCGCGGTAGTTGCCCAGGGCGTTGTCGAGCAGCGCGTTGTGGTAGTTGCGGAAGCCGTAGGTGCCGCTCACTTCCAGGTTCGACACCACCAGGATCTGCTGCAGCGCGAAGGCCACCCGCTGGCGCAGCTGGTCGGGCTTGCCGACGGCGTTGCGGTAGAAGTCCCAGACCAGCGGCTGGGTGGACGACCAGTCGCGCCAGCAGTTGCTGCCCTTGCCGTCACAGAACTCGCCGGAGCCGGTGAACTTGTGCACCGCGTCGCCGTTGCCGCTGGTGTAGTAGGACGAGGTGGGGCTGTCGGGCCGCCGCTCCGCCTGCATCTGTTCATAGACCCAGCGGCCCGGGCCCTTGGCCTGGATCTCGGCGACCAGGGCTTCGGTGGGGCCGAAGGTGGCCTGGTCGGCCAGCCGGACTGCGTCGCGGGCAGAGGTGGGCTGGACCGCGAACGGATCCGCTTCGCCCGAAGTGCCGGATCCGCCGTCGCTGCTGCTTGAGCCGCCTCCGCCGCCGCCGCCGCAGGCGGTCAGCAGGATTGCCAGGGTCGCGGCAGCGGCCAGGCGGTGTCGGCGGGGTTCCACCAGAGTGTTTGTTGCGCGTTGTTCCAAGGGGCATCCCTCCTTACGATGGATTGCGCAATTCCGGGAGCCCGAAATGGTCATCGGGCGACCGAGCAGGTCGTGTCTGAAACTGCTTGTGTCTTGCGCGGCTCGCGAAGCGCGTCCTTGTGCCGATATCGCGAAGCCGGGGGGCCAAACAGCAAGTTCGATGCCGTCGACAACCGCCGATTCGCGCCCCGATGGCTTTCCGGCACAGCCGGCCGGACGACGCGCGCTTCCCGGTGTTGCGGCCGCGCGCCAGCGGACTTGCGTCGCAGCCTTGCCAAGAAGGCCCGCTTTTGGGCGGGCAAGACCGGCTTTCGTGACATTGCGCACACCCCGCGGGCAGGCAGGCCGGCACTTGTCGCTGCCAGCCGCAAGGCCGCTCGCGCTGGAGTTGTTGCTCCCTGTAAAAGACGACAGGTGATTCACATGAAGGTCGCGGCCAAGCGGCAGAATCCCTGCCCGCCGCCCCTCATCCATCTGGATGCTCCGTTGGTCGCATTGATGTGGGCGTGGGCCGGCAGCATTCCCTCTCCCAGCGACCACAAGACCGAGGCTGACGATGGCACGTCGAAATCAACAATGGCGGGTGCGCCTGGGTGAGGTCTACTGGCGCCGGTTCACCCAGCCGCGGCCGGAAGGGGATGCGCTGGAATTGCTGGGCAGCATCGAGCGCGGCGCGCAGATCGGTGCGCTGGCCGTGAGCACCGAGGGTCTGTACTTCCAGCTCAACGGCGACCATTCCACCGCCCTCAGCACCAGCCAGGTCCGTGCGGCAGTGCGGCGAGCCGCAGAGGCGCCGCCGCCGCGGCCGGCGCAGACGCCGGTGGTGATCATCAAGCGCCGGCGCCTGGTGCAGCCGGCCTGACCGGCCCGCCACCCGCCCCCCGCCTGGGGGTGGCCGGCCTCGCCAGGCCGCGTCGAGAATGGCGGAGCCCTTCCACCCAGGCGCGACGGCGGCCGCCGCCGGCCACTGATCGCCACAGAAAGCAGCACATGTTCAAGAAGTTCGCGGCCGAGGCGCTCGGCCTCAGTGACATCGGCGTGATCGTCGCGCCGTCCGACTACGACAAGGTCGATGCCGACGACTACCTCTTCCACGAGGACGGCGAGAAGATCTTCTTCCTGATCAAGTCCAAGAAGGATGAGTACTGCTTCACCAACCTGGCCCTGATCCACGTGGACGGCGACTCCGCCGTCTCGTCGAAGCGGGCCATCCGGCGCTATGACTTCGCCAGCCATGTCATCAGCGGCGTGTCGATCGAGACGGCCGGCACCATCGACCTCGACATCGAGCTCAAGTTCAGGATCGACGACTCGCTGGACTTCAACATCGACGTGCGCAAGAGCCATCTCGAGCAGCTCAAGGACATCTACAAGGCGCTGCACACCATCGGCAAGATGCAGTCGCGCCATGCGGTGGCACGCGACAACGTGCTGCCCTGCCTGAGCGCGCTCGCCTCGATGTACAAGATCGGCTCGGTCGACAGCGAGGCCACGCTCGTGAAGCACTACAACGCGCTGCTCTACACGGTGAACAGCGCGCTGCTGGAGCGCCACGTCAAGCGCGACTTCAGCGACGTGTTCGAGAAGTACATCCAGTCCTGAGCCGCTTTCAGGAGCGGAACAGGTCCAGGATGCTGCGCCGCT
This genomic stretch from Eleftheria terrae harbors:
- a CDS encoding AEC family transporter; its protein translation is MSAIFAVTLPFFALVLGGYLAARARLLPEAAIPGLNAYVLFFALPCLLFRFGAGTPLGQLLDPGWLALYATCALLVVAVTVTVSLGAGLRLRDAAFGALVAAFPNTGFMGVPLLVALLGPQAAGPVILTVLVDLFLTSSLCLALAQSEGAGSLKAGLAKAVRGALGNPLPWAIALGALVSVSQAALPGPLAQIVRMLADSATPVALFTIGAVLWRANAGADAARTPWRHVVPVVTIKLLLHPALVLATGHLASAAGLPLRGEALQALVLAAALPSASNVSLLAERYGADNGRIARIVLYSTAAAFLSFSFAVALFQRFG
- a CDS encoding alkaline phosphatase D family protein; its protein translation is MTSPLSRRLFLSGSAALLAAPAFIHRARAADVPLFELGVASGHPQPHAVVLWTRLMGEQLPRQVPVSWELAQDEAFTRVVARGSEIAERGWAHSVHAEPRGLSPGRWYYYRFQALGQRSPVGRTRTAPAPAAEAPLAFAIASCQHYEVGHYAAWRHLAGEPLDLVLFLGDYIYEGAPRRQALRQHEGEGPAVTLEQYRARYATYKRDPLLQAAHAACPWLTVWDDHEVQNDYAGLRGQELERNFPLRRMAAYQAYWEHLPFPKAARPRRTAMRIYGRTDWGRLARLHLLDDRQYRDPQPCPPPRRGGSNTVLARDCPELADPRRSLLGARQERWLAEGWDLHRPWNLVAQQTLMARCSWRDPAAPDSPAGEYWTDGWDGYPAARRRLLQGVAERGLSGVVVLGGDVHSHCVSDLKLDFDDTEAPALATEFCSTSITSTSLPQSQLDAMRPWNPHLHYARSDQRGYMRFDLDAKRLSARLLAVEEVKDPDSPVATVARFEVDPRHPGARRDGA
- a CDS encoding ATP-dependent helicase, whose amino-acid sequence is MSAPPSLNPAQLQAVYYLQGPCLVLAGAGSGKTRVITHKIDRLLQEGYAPGQIAAITFTNKASEEMRERARGLVGARAAKDLVISTFHSLGVRFLREDGARLGLKDKFSILDSDDVLGILRDAGGTTDAAQARSWQWTISLWKNQGLSSEQAEAAAQNDDERVCARVMKLYEERLTAYQAVDFDDLISLPLKLLQRDEEVRKKWQRTLRYVLVDEYQDTNAVQYELLKALVGERAMFTAVGDDDQSIYGWRGATIENLKRLPQEYPNLKVIPLEQNYRSTGNILRAANNVIAANPKIFEKKLWSEYGDGEPVRLVECDKEEHEAERAVARIQSIRGGATTSAPANWSDFAILYRANHQARVLEQALRKADIPYKVSGGQSFFDRAEIKDLCGWLRLLVNNDDDPAFLRAVTTPKRGIGHQTLGQLGEFSAKWKVSLFEALFADSLASAVSARAIGSLHEFGRYVNDLEYRFRHTMGAEAAKPVLMEWLKEIGYEQHLYDGEESEKAAATRWQNVMDFVDWIARRCGGVLEDDGGVKVESERKSIMDVAQTISVILSLTERAGDPNVVTLSTLHASKGLEWPHVVLVGVNEGLLPFRSEDEDMTPQRLEEERRLMYVGITRARKTLAVSVLKRRKKGRDWVAGIPSRFIAEMKLDEKTMKEDPREKLKALRAEFAARAAQAKTA
- a CDS encoding DUF1800 domain-containing protein, which codes for MEPRRHRLAAAATLAILLTACGGGGGGGSSSSDGGSGTSGEADPFAVQPTSARDAVRLADQATFGPTEALVAEIQAKGPGRWVYEQMQAERRPDSPTSSYYTSGNGDAVHKFTGSGEFCDGKGSNCWRDWSSTQPLVWDFYRNAVGKPDQLRQRVAFALQQILVVSNLEVSGTYGFRNYHNALLDNALGNYRDVLKKVALSPVMGDFLNNANNDKAAPNENFARELLQLFSIGTCQLDADGELAGRTCQPTYDNETVRAYAYALTGWTYPQGGATPWGCWPKGTNCRYYGGDMVPVAQFHDTQERKLLNGVTLPAGHTAPQALEAVLDSLMNHPNMAPFISRQLIQHLVTSNPPPGYVGRVAKAFSTGRWYSFGSGRRGDMKATIAAVLLDVEARKIDHSPRMGRLREPAQMFTGVLRALNGQTDGEPLAWWWGDTMRQHVFRPPSVFNFYSPDYPVAGTSLVGPAFGIHNANTALQRLNYVNYLVNWGGSKASASVPNATATQVNLKPFEADAADPAKLVDRLSMLAYGQPLTGNARAQVINAVAAFSQQTSGAAYLSNRVKSAAYLVFSAPQYHVIR
- a CDS encoding PH domain-containing protein produces the protein MFKKFAAEALGLSDIGVIVAPSDYDKVDADDYLFHEDGEKIFFLIKSKKDEYCFTNLALIHVDGDSAVSSKRAIRRYDFASHVISGVSIETAGTIDLDIELKFRIDDSLDFNIDVRKSHLEQLKDIYKALHTIGKMQSRHAVARDNVLPCLSALASMYKIGSVDSEATLVKHYNALLYTVNSALLERHVKRDFSDVFEKYIQS
- a CDS encoding catalase, yielding MTSRTTLTTASGIPVADNQNSLTAGPRGPVLLQDFHLIEKLQHFNRERVPERVVHAKGSAAYGTFTVTQDITRYTRAKLFERVGKQTSVLLRFSTVGGEKGSADTERDPRGFAVKFYTEEGNWDLAGNNTPVFFIKDPGKFPDFIHTQKRDPQTNLKSPTMMWDFWSQSPEALHQITTLFSDRGTPDGYRFMHGFGSHTFSLVNAGGERFWVKFHFRSMQGIRNLSVADAVRLAGEDPDYAQRDLFNAIENKDFPRWRLCVQVMPEVEAETWSRKTGWNPFDLTKVWPYKDYPLIEVGVLELNRNPQNYFAEVEQAAFSPANVVPGIGFSPDKMLQGRIFAYHDAHLYRVGTNYQQLPVNRPQCPYHTYQRDGAMRFDGNGGAAANYEPNSIASAPKQAPAYREPPLKISGDADRYDHTVDGDPYTQAGNLFRLLDAAAQDRLTSNIASAMRSVPMSIVQRQLVHFAKADPRYGDAIAHKLGIEVPGAA
- a CDS encoding DUF1501 domain-containing protein, translated to MTKKLDLHDLDALVLQRRQLLKLATGALGVAGLSGLALGPRLAHAADYRALVCVFLYGGNDGLNTIVPTDTTRHNQYSAVRKGLALPRASLLGLAGSDYGLHPSLSALSSAWNDGHLAPVFNVGPLVRPMTKAEYRKEPNASPLIPDNLFSHSDQQTLWETGTTSSLARTGWGGRAAAALGTTNPVISVGGNGRFGVSDLAAPLVLPAPGATFGAEGLQDSWAPVAARKAALEALYAENHANEMLQAYVKQQRDAFATSARLGPLVKIKPGDTGASSALKQAFASLTGPDGQATTMIAQQLFQIAKLIEGRATVQGDRQIFFAQLGGFDTHGNQIDDNATVGEHARLLKMLGDAMGAFHQAMKNIGMAQQVTLFTQSDFGRTFLPNNSNGTDHAWGNNHLVLGGAVKGRTTYGTYPTLQLGGPDDVGVDSWEQQGRWLPTTSVSQYAATLLRWFGAGDGQLDSILPNLGNFGSKRVLGFL